One part of the Coturnix japonica isolate 7356 chromosome 24, Coturnix japonica 2.1, whole genome shotgun sequence genome encodes these proteins:
- the TMEM45B gene encoding transmembrane protein 45B isoform X2, with protein sequence MKMFGDPLHYCSTWGMGMMPCAPCSLHRVGDAAIWRRISEDLVSMASFKGHALPGSFFLIFGLWWSVKYPLRYLSQKASKKSQKNYCFQRLDAIEGGVKITFALIGMLAEQFTPSGPHLYLYSGEKRDWVKLMNWQHTTMYLFYGLSGVVDIFTYVCPMVPRGLDRLMLSVAVFVEGCLFYYHVLHRPMLDQHIHSLLLIAIFLGACSTMLEVFLRDNIVLEMFRAGIAIVQGTWFWQVGVVLFRPWGGPVWDESDHSNIMFLTMCFFWHWAAAVVILTVNYSIAYSCVQRCGRGSGEPYISLGVRKQKDNMGSQAAFLNGSDDE encoded by the exons ATGAAGATGTTTGGTGACCCCCTTCACTATTGCAGCACTtgggggatggggatgatgcCCTGTGCCCCTTGCTCCTTGCACAGGGTGGGTGATGCAGCAATCTGGAGAAGGATATCTG AGGACCTTGTCAGCATGGCGAGCTTCAAGGGCCATGCACTTCCAGGCAGTTTCTTCCTGATCTTTGGGCTCTGGTGGTCAGTGAAATACCCACTGAGGTACCTCAGccagaaagcaagcaagaagtCCCAAAAGAATTACTGCTTCCAGCGCTTGGATGCCATTGAAGGAGGAGTTAAAATCACCTTTGCTCTTATAG GGATGCTGGCAGAACAGTTCACCCCCAGTGGGCCCCACTTGTACCTCTACAGCGGGGAGAAACGTGACTGGGTGAAGCTGATGAACTGGCAGCACACCACCATGTACCTCTTCTATGGCCTCTCTGGGGTAGTGGACATCTTCACCTACGTCTGCCCCATGGTGCCACGGGGTCTGGACCGCCTGATGCTGTCTGTGGCTGTGTTTGTCGAAG GTTGCCTCTTTTATTACCACGTCCTTCACCGCCCCATGTTGGATCAGCACATCCATTCCCTGCTGCTCATCGCCATCTTTTTGGGGGCCTGCAGCACCATGTTGGAGGTTTTCCTCAGGGACAACATCGTGTTGGAGATGTTCAGAGCCGGTATCGCCATCGTCCAGGGAACGTGGTTCTGGCAG GTTGGCGTTGTGCTGTTCCGGCCATGGGGAGGTCCGGTGTGGGATGAGAGCGACCACAGCAACATCATGTTCCTCACCATGTGCTTCTTCTGGCACTGGGCGGCTGCAGTGGTCATCCTGACTGTGAACTACAGCATTGCTTACAG CTGCGTTCAGCGGTGTGGGAGAGGCAGCGGAGAGCCCTACATCAGCCTCGGGGTCCGGAAGCAGAAGGATAACATGGGCTCCCAGGCTGCATTCCTCAATGGGTCGGATGATGAGTGA
- the LOC107324303 gene encoding transmembrane protein 45B-like, producing MPTSFLGCALRGTFFLIFGLWWSVRYPLKYLRRKTNAENQPSYGLQRVEVFEGAIKAFFALAGILVEQFVPSGPHLMLYSPKTHSWTDLTHWHYTTMYLFFLLSGIVDVVSHSPLKLPLGLDRLSLSVALFMEGLLFCFHDYGDAALDQHLHSLMAFAIFAGALCVLLEVFIRDHIILECLRTSTFLLQGSWLWQIGFVLSPPWGGPGWDQTDSSNFSFLTMCFCWHYAGALFTLAANAAASRCCNESCQLRFGDIDVELDCGLCLRKKGSGGALLPEGGTEEK from the exons ATGCCGACGAGTTTCCTTGGCTGTGCCCTCCGGGGCaccttcttcctcatctttgGTCTCTGGTGGTCGGTGCGATACCCCCTGAAGTATCTCAGGAGGAAAACCAATGCTGAGAACCAGCCAAGCTATGGGCTGCAGCGTGTGGAAGTCTTTGAAGGGGCAATCAAAGCTTTCTTTGCCCTGGCAG GGATCCTGGTGGAGCAGTTTGTCCCCTCTGGTCCCCACCTGATGCTGTACAGCCCCAAGACACACAGCTGGACAGACCTCACGCATTGGCACTACACCACCATGtacctcttcttcctcctctctggCATCGTGGACGTGGTCTCTCACTCACCCCTCAAACTGCCTTTGGGTTTAGATCGGCTCTCGCTGTCCGTGGCTCTGTTCATGGAAG GtttgctcttctgcttccaTGACTATGGTGATGCTGCACTGGACCAGCACCTCCACTCCCTCATGGCCTTTGCTATCTTTGCTGGAGCCCTCTGTGTcctcctggaggtgttcatcCGAGATCACATCATCCTGGAGTGCCTCAGGACCagcacatttcttttgcagGGCTCCTGGCTCTGGCAG ATCGGGTTTGTGCTGTCCCCTCCTTGGGGAGGACCGGGCTGGGACCAGACTGACAGCAGCAACTTCTCATTCCTCACCATGTGCTTCTGCTGGCACTACGCAGGAGCTCTCTTCACCCTGGCAGCCAACGCGGCCGCATCACGCTG CTGCAATGAGTCCTGCCAGCTGCGATTTGGGGACATCGATGTGGAGTTGGACTGCGGTCTGTGCCTGCGCAAGAAGGGCTCTGGTGGGGCACTGCTGCCTGAGGGTGGCACGGAGGAGAAGTGA
- the TMEM45B gene encoding transmembrane protein 45B isoform X1, which yields MASFKGHALPGSFFLIFGLWWSVKYPLRYLSQKASKKSQKNYCFQRLDAIEGGVKITFALIGMLAEQFTPSGPHLYLYSGEKRDWVKLMNWQHTTMYLFYGLSGVVDIFTYVCPMVPRGLDRLMLSVAVFVEGCLFYYHVLHRPMLDQHIHSLLLIAIFLGACSTMLEVFLRDNIVLEMFRAGIAIVQGTWFWQVGVVLFRPWGGPVWDESDHSNIMFLTMCFFWHWAAAVVILTVNYSIAYSCVQRCGRGSGEPYISLGVRKQKDNMGSQAAFLNGSDDE from the exons ATGGCGAGCTTCAAGGGCCATGCACTTCCAGGCAGTTTCTTCCTGATCTTTGGGCTCTGGTGGTCAGTGAAATACCCACTGAGGTACCTCAGccagaaagcaagcaagaagtCCCAAAAGAATTACTGCTTCCAGCGCTTGGATGCCATTGAAGGAGGAGTTAAAATCACCTTTGCTCTTATAG GGATGCTGGCAGAACAGTTCACCCCCAGTGGGCCCCACTTGTACCTCTACAGCGGGGAGAAACGTGACTGGGTGAAGCTGATGAACTGGCAGCACACCACCATGTACCTCTTCTATGGCCTCTCTGGGGTAGTGGACATCTTCACCTACGTCTGCCCCATGGTGCCACGGGGTCTGGACCGCCTGATGCTGTCTGTGGCTGTGTTTGTCGAAG GTTGCCTCTTTTATTACCACGTCCTTCACCGCCCCATGTTGGATCAGCACATCCATTCCCTGCTGCTCATCGCCATCTTTTTGGGGGCCTGCAGCACCATGTTGGAGGTTTTCCTCAGGGACAACATCGTGTTGGAGATGTTCAGAGCCGGTATCGCCATCGTCCAGGGAACGTGGTTCTGGCAG GTTGGCGTTGTGCTGTTCCGGCCATGGGGAGGTCCGGTGTGGGATGAGAGCGACCACAGCAACATCATGTTCCTCACCATGTGCTTCTTCTGGCACTGGGCGGCTGCAGTGGTCATCCTGACTGTGAACTACAGCATTGCTTACAG CTGCGTTCAGCGGTGTGGGAGAGGCAGCGGAGAGCCCTACATCAGCCTCGGGGTCCGGAAGCAGAAGGATAACATGGGCTCCCAGGCTGCATTCCTCAATGGGTCGGATGATGAGTGA